A stretch of the Dioscorea cayenensis subsp. rotundata cultivar TDr96_F1 chromosome 4, TDr96_F1_v2_PseudoChromosome.rev07_lg8_w22 25.fasta, whole genome shotgun sequence genome encodes the following:
- the LOC120258749 gene encoding uncharacterized protein LOC120258749, with product MKAVFRSKDLWSIVEKGVAEEPDDNRLTEIMKKDAKAVCLIQQNLDDRVLLRITEAKTAKQAWDMLKTHYQGNTNNITIKMLREEFPYKTVVTKILRSLTPRFTNVVSSIVEAKDLNTLAIDALCGSLRSHESILNNAGDQDEDKALHVRTTPSCDHFNRGGRGRGRGGFNRGRGRGRGRGRNSDIFHHADNSRQHKNVQCFICKKFGHDKSQCWYRSKEANITEEAKEQDEGLLFMASTETRSEGVKWLINSGCSNHMSGDRRLFKNLESTPQHNIRLGDGNLLQVAGFSQ from the exons ATGAAGGCTGTCTTCAGATCCAAAGACCTATGGAGTATAGTTGAGAAGGGGGTAGCTGAAGAACCTGACGACAATCGTCTCACAGAAATCATGAAGAAAGATGCAAAAGCTGTTTGTCTGATTCAACAGAACCTGGATGATCGAGTTCTTCTTCGAATCACAGAGGCAAAAACAGCGAAGCAAGCATGGGATATGCTGAAGACTCACTATCAAGGAAACACCAACAATATCACT ATTAAGATGCTTAGAGAAGAGTTCCCATACAAGACGGTGGTAACAAAGATTCTCAGAAGCTTGACCCCCAGATTCACAAATGTCGTCTCTTCCATTGTTGAAGCTAAGGACCTCAATACCCTCGCAATTGATGCTCTCTGTGGCTCACTTCGGAGCCATGAATCCATTCTGAATAATGCAGGTGACCAAGATGAAGACAAGGCACTGCATGTGAGGACCACTCCATCATGTGATCATTTCAATAGAGGAGGAAGAGGTCGTGGACGTGGTGGCTTTAACagagggagaggaagaggaCGAGGGCGAGGAAGGAACTCAGACATCTTTCACCATGCCGACAACTCAAGACAGCACAAGAATGTGCAGTGTTTCATCTGTAAAAAATTTGGACATGATAAATCACAATGCTGGTATAGAAGTAAAGAAGCAAACATAACAGAAGAAGCAAAGGAGCAAGATGAAGGTCTTCTTTTCATGGCAAGCACTGAAACTAGAAGTGAAGGAGTGAAGTGGCTCATTAACAGTGGTTGTTCTAACCACATGTCAGGCGATCGAAGGTTATTCAAGAACCTGGAAAGCACACCTCAGCATAACATCCGACTTGGAGATGGAAACTTACTTCAGGTTGCAGGATTTAGCCAGTAA